The stretch of DNA AGGGGTGTCGAGGGGATATTCGTGGTGGGGCTCCCGGGAGAGGCCGCGGGCTACCGGGGTGTTGAAAGGAGCCGGGGATACGACGGAGGCCACGCCATCCCCCTGGAAACGCTGGTGGAGAGGTATGGCGATAGTGTGTGGAGCCTGGTGTCGGGAGCTAAGCTGGCTGTTTCCCGGGGGGCTGCTGGGGACCACCCAGTCCCGGCTACAATACCGCTCGACACGGGCTTCTACCTCCTCCTAGGCTTCATAGTCTCCGCTGGCAGTGTGGACGTGGAGGGGGGGCATGTTACGGTAACACTAGGGCCAGGTAGGGAAGGCTATGTGGGCGATGTGGTTGAAGCCGTCAACTCGACAGCGCCTGGGGCGGGTGTTAGGATAAGCAGCGGCGCCCGAGGTATGGAGGTTACAATTCGATCGAGAGTACTGTCCGAACTGTTAGCCAGGGTGTTTGGAGCCGGGCCAGGGCCCAACCGGGATATACCCTCCATCGTGTTCAGGGCGCCAAAGCCTATGAAGAGGGTCTTCCTGAAAGGCCTCTACGCGGGAGGAGGAGTCTTCGACAGGAGCAGCGGAAGCCTGATATACGCGACAGACAGCCGAAGCCTGTTGAACGGTCTGGCACTACTGCTTCTCAACGTGGGGGCAGGCGGCTACAGGATTGACAGTGGGGATTCCGGCCGGGCCCTGGCCCTCATAGTCGAGAATGCAGGGAGGCTTGATGCTATTGGAGAAGTGTTGGAGCACCTTGGTTTCCACGGAGGCAGAGAGGCTGTCCAGGGTGTTGGAGCGTTAGAAAGGGCTACGGCTGGTCTAGCCGGCCAGGCGACTGTTGCAGTACAGAGGCCAGCAACCCGGGGAGGCCCGGGCGTGGATGTGGCCGGCGTCACCGGCCTAGAGCATCTAGAAGCCAGCACCGAGTTCGTCTACGACCTCTCAGTAGAGGGTGATGAAAACTTTTTCGCAGGCCTGGGCTGGATACTGGTGCATAACAGCGCGTTCGGCTGGGGCCTCGAGCATGTGGCCGACGGCATCATAAGGTTTAGGAGGAGGATCGTTGGAGGCGCTTTGAGGCGCTACGTTGTTGTTGAGAAGATGAGGCAGACGCCGCACGACCTCAGGGTGCACCGGGTTGAGATAGAGGATGGCAGGGGGATGAGGATAGCGGGGCCCCTGGAGGCCAGGCCCGAGGACCTCAGGATGCCTGAGGACCTCAGGCGCAGGCTTAAGGGAGGCGGCCCCTAGAGAATATTCGGGACCGGCCGGGCACGGGCTCCACATGCTGTGGAACGGCGGCGGTGGCTGGGAGCAATGGCTGGTGTCTGCCCGTCTTGCGGGAGAACCTTGGAGGGTAGTGGTGTTAGGAGGCTGTGTCCAGACTGCTATGTCGAGCGTTATGGTGTGGCCAGGATACCGGAGGCTGTGAAGTTCGTCTACTGCAGGGACTGCGGCGCCTACAGGTACCAGGGTGGTTGGAACGAGGGTTTAGAGAGTGTCGAGGACACGCTTAGGGAGTATCTACATATGGTTTTGACTGTGAGGATGAAGCCCACTGAGGCCGTGGAGGAGGCTTGGGTTGAGTCTATAGAACTCGTGCAGGCGTTCGCCGGGCCGGGAGTCTACACCGCTTTGGTGACCGTGGCTGGAAGGGCCGGGGGCCAGAGTCTGGTCGAGAGGAAGATTATCACCGTGGAGGCGTCGCAGGCCCTCTGCCCCCGCTGCACAGCCAGGTCTACCGGGAGGGGTTTCGAGGCGGAGGTCAAGGTGAGGAGCACTGCAGGCTCGCTGGGCAGAGATGTCAAGACGGGCATAGCCAGGGTCCTCAGGAGGAGCAGGTCGATAGCAGGCTTCGTAGTGAAGGTAGACGAGAATAGGGAGGGCTTGGACATCTACCTCACGGACCAGACTGCAGCCAGGATGCTGGCGGGGAAGCTTAGGTCGGAGTTCTCGGCCGAGGTAAAGGAGTCCTACAAGCTTGTAGGCAGGCAGCCGTCGGGCAGGAGGAAGGGCAGGCTGACCATATCCGTCAGGATACCCGAGTACAGGCCTGGAGAGCTGATCTCGGTGGAGGGGAGGCCCCACCTCTACCTGGGGAGGAGCGGCAGGGGCCTCGTTACTATAGACCTGGACACTGGGAGGGAGAGGGTTGTCGACACGAGCAGGACGGGAGTTCTAGCTGGCGTCAAGCGCTACGAGCCCGGGGCCAGGCTGAGGAGGATGATGCTTCTGAGCAGCAGCGGGGACTCCATGGTGTTCCTGGATGTGGATA from Aeropyrum pernix K1 encodes:
- a CDS encoding ATPase domain-containing protein gives rise to the protein MVRRGDEVRVTSIGEFVDSFLEGEGGLDIGGLGYYTLSLDTRTLKPVWRRIRGVIKHRIRGRLLRVKASKGRSIDLTGSHSIYRISRGGGLEVVGSSDLRPGDSLVTPASVELPESAPSSINAARELWSRGVEGIFVVGLPGEAAGYRGVERSRGYDGGHAIPLETLVERYGDSVWSLVSGAKLAVSRGAAGDHPVPATIPLDTGFYLLLGFIVSAGSVDVEGGHVTVTLGPGREGYVGDVVEAVNSTAPGAGVRISSGARGMEVTIRSRVLSELLARVFGAGPGPNRDIPSIVFRAPKPMKRVFLKGLYAGGGVFDRSSGSLIYATDSRSLLNGLALLLLNVGAGGYRIDSGDSGRALALIVENAGRLDAIGEVLEHLGFHGGREAVQGVGALERATAGLAGQATVAVQRPATRGGPGVDVAGVTGLEHLEASTEFVYDLSVEGDENFFAGLGWILVHNSAFGWGLEHVADGIIRFRRRIVGGALRRYVVVEKMRQTPHDLRVHRVEIEDGRGMRIAGPLEARPEDLRMPEDLRRRLKGGGP
- a CDS encoding 60S ribosomal export protein NMD3; amino-acid sequence: MAGVCPSCGRTLEGSGVRRLCPDCYVERYGVARIPEAVKFVYCRDCGAYRYQGGWNEGLESVEDTLREYLHMVLTVRMKPTEAVEEAWVESIELVQAFAGPGVYTALVTVAGRAGGQSLVERKIITVEASQALCPRCTARSTGRGFEAEVKVRSTAGSLGRDVKTGIARVLRRSRSIAGFVVKVDENREGLDIYLTDQTAARMLAGKLRSEFSAEVKESYKLVGRQPSGRRKGRLTISVRIPEYRPGELISVEGRPHLYLGRSGRGLVTIDLDTGRERVVDTSRTGVLAGVKRYEPGARLRRMMLLSSSGDSMVFLDVDKGMQEVVDAPRGSVRPFVESMEPGRVYEVFIHGGRIYVLRETG